A genomic window from Lotus japonicus ecotype B-129 chromosome 1, LjGifu_v1.2 includes:
- the LOC130733590 gene encoding phosphoinositide phospholipase C 2-like translates to MSKQTYSVCFCWRRRFKLALAEAPPEIKTLFDQYSENELMTASQLQRFLVEVQRQEKATEEEAQAIIDSFKHFHRKGHGLNLETFFKYLFGDSNPPLVPSLGVHHDMTLPMSHYFIYTGHNSYLTGNQLSSDCSDIPIVNALKRGVRVIELDLWPNASKDNVDVLHGRTLTTPVELIRCLRSIKEHAFVASEFPVVITFEDHLTPDLQAKVAEMVTQTFGDILFSPSSESVKEFHSPESLKRRIIISTKPPKEYLESKEKEKGDDSLQGNPSGDEEAWGKEVPSLRSGSISDYKEIDADKEDINDEQDLEEADKSHHNVAPEYRRLITIQAGKPKGGLEAWFKVDPDKRTRLSLSEQQLEKAVLTYGKEIVRFTQRNIMRVYPKGTRIDSSNFNPLIGWMHGAQMVAFNMQGHGRSLWLMHGMFRANGRCGYVKKPDFLLSTGPDNEVFDPKAKLPVKITLKVTVYMGEGWYYDFKHTHFDKYSPPDFYTRVGIAGVPNDTIMRKTKAIEDSWLPSWNEVFEFPLTVPELALLRIEVHEYDMSEKDDFGGQTCLPVWELRSGIRAVPLHSHKGDKYNSVKLLMRFEFY, encoded by the exons atgtCGAAACAGACTTACAGTGTCTGCTTCTGCTGGCGGCGGCGGTTCAAGCTAGCTCTGGCGGAGGCGCCACCGGAGATCAAGACCCTTTTCGATCAGTACTCAGAGAATGAGCTCATGACAGCTTCACAGCTTCAAAGATTCTTAGTTGAGGTGCAGAGGCAAGAGAAGGCCACTGAAGAGGAAGCACAAGCCATCATCGATAGCTTCAAGCATTTCCATCGAAAGGGTCATGGTCTCAACCTTGAAACTTTCTTCAAGTACCTTTTTGGTGACAGCAACCCTCCTCTTGTTCCTTCTCTTGGG GTGCACCATGATATGACTTTACCCATGTCTCATTACTTCATATATACTGGCCATAATTCCTATCTAACTGGGAATCAGCTGAGCAGCGACTGCAGTGACATCCCCATCGTAAACGCACTGAAGAGAGGTGTGAGGGTGATTGAATTGGACTTATGGCCTAATGCATCAAAGGATAATGTCGATGTTCTTCACGGAAG GACATTGACTACTCCGGTAGAACTCATCAGATGTTTGAGGTCTATTAAGGAACATGCATTTGTTGCATCAGAATTTCCAGTTGTAATAACCTTCGAAGACCACCTTACTCCAGATCTTCAGGCTAAAGTGGCTGAG ATGGTTACTCAAACATTTGGAGACATATTATTTTCTCCTAGCTCAGAAAGCGTGAAGGAATTTCATTCTCCTGAATCACTTAAAAGGAGGATTATTATATCAACCAAACCACCAAAGGAGTACCTTGAgtcaaaagaaaaggaaaaaggggATGATTCTCTTCAGGGAAACCCTTCAGGTGATGAAGAAGCTTGGGGGAAGGAAGTCCCAAGCTTGAGAAGTGGTTCCATATCTGATTACAAG GAAATTGATGCGGATAAAGAAGATATTAATGATGAGCAAGATCTAGAAGAAGCAGATAAATCACATCATAATGTAGCTCCGGAATATAGACGTTTAATTACCATTCAAGCTGGGAAGCCTAAAGGTGGATTAGAGGCATGGTTCAAAGTCGATCCTGATAAAAGGACTCGTTTAAGTTTAAGTGAGCAACAGCTTGAAAAGGCTGTTTTAACTTATGGAAAAGAAATTGTCAG GTTTACTCAGCGGAATATAATGAGGGTGTATCCGAAAGGCACTCGCATTGACTCGTCAAATTTTAACCCATTAATTGGGTGGATGCATGGAGCTCAAATGGTTGCATTTAACATGCAG GGGCATGGTAGATCACTTTGGTTGATGCATGGAATGTTCAGAGCCAATGGACGGTGCGGTTATGTTAAAAAACCAGATTTTCTACTAAGTACTGGTCCAGATAATGAGGTCTTCGATCCAAAAGCTAAGTTACCTGTGAAGATCACTTTGAAG GTGACTGTGTATATGGGAGAAGGATGGTATTATGATTTCAAGCATACACACTTTGATAAATACTCACCTCCAGACTTCTACACAAGA GTGGGGATTGCTGGTGTCCCTAATGATACCATAATGAGAAAAACTAAGGCAATAGAGGATAGTTGGCTACCTTCATGGAATGAGGTATTTGAGTTCCCGCTTACAGTTCCGGAATTGGCGCTGCTTCGCATAGAAGTTCATGAGTATGACATGTCTGAAAAGGATGACTTTGGTGGGCAAACATGCCTACCAGTGTGGGAGCTAAGAAGTGGCATTCGAGCAGTTCCCTTGCACAGCCATAAGGGAGACAAATACAACTCTGTAAAGCTTCTTATGCGCTTTGAATTTTATTGA
- the LOC130733591 gene encoding phosphoinositide phospholipase C 6-like isoform X1, with protein MTTTFSYNYKMFKCFNRKFSVTEQAPPPDVKEAFSEFSAGGGTFMSADQLRRFLVEHQREPDCTAEESNRIVENVSQSGKRNEGNDDTADCISGGACSSGQGLTLDEFFHFLFIDDFNGPLKSQVHHDMNAPLSHYFIYTGHNSYLTGNQLSSGCSDVPIMKALQGGVRVIELDLWPNSTKDDIIVLHGRTLTTPVSLIQCLKSIKEHAFVKSRYPVIITLEDHLTPDLQAKVAEMTTQIFGDMLYYPHTDLLTEFPTPESLKDRILISTKPPKEYLDAKQFKDSDTERDSAEEGSSSPGLINEVEADNRFNGSDQYEEAINARDKKPDQQGAPEYKRLITINAGKPKGNVRDHLKIAGDVKRLSLSEQELEKASATYGADIVRFTQKNILRVYPKGTRVTSSNYRPHIGWMYGAQMVAFNMQGHGKSLWYMQGMFRANGGCGYVKKPAFLMEKGPHNEVFDPKRVLPVKKTLKVKVYMGNGWSSDFSKTHFDTFSPPDFYTKVYIIGVPADKSKKKTKIIQDNWFPVWDEEFDFPLTVPELALLRIEVREYDKHEKDDFGGQTCLPVSELRSGFRAVPLYDRKGEKLKSVKLLMRFQFA; from the exons ATGACGACCACATTCTCGTACAACTACAAAATGTTCAAATGCTTCAACAGAAAATTCTCCGTCACGGAGCAGGCACCGCCGCCGGACGTCAAGGAAGCCTTCTCCGAATTCTCCGCCGGCGGAGGCACCTTCATGTCCGCTGACCAGCTTCGGCGGTTCCTGGTGGAGCACCAGCGCGAACCGGATTGCACTGCAGAGGAATCGAACCGGATCGTCGAGAATGTCTCGCAATCGGGGAAACGGAATGAGGGAAACGATGACACCGCCGATTGCATCTCCGGTGGGGCTTGTAGTAGCGGACAGGGACTCACCCTTGATGAGTTCTTCCATTTCTTGTTCATTGATGATTTCAACGGTCCCCTGAAATCTCAG GTACATCATGATATGAATGCTCCGTTGTCACATTATTTCATATATACAGGGCACAATTCCTATCTGACCGGGAATCAGCTGAGCAGCGGGTGCAGTGATGTGCCTATCATGAAAGCTTTGCAAGGAGGTGTGCGAGTAATTGAACTTGATTTATGGCCAAATTCAACGAAAGATGATATCATTGTACTTCATGGAAG GACACTTACCACTCCTGTCTCACTCATACAATGTTTGAAGTCCATAAAAGAGCATGCTTTTGTTAAATCTCGATACCCAGTCATTATAACTCTAGAAGATCATCTTACACCGGATCTTCAAGCTAAAGTTGCAGAG ATGACAACTCAAATATTTGGAGATATGCTCTATTATCCTCATACAGATCTTCTGACGGAATTTCCCACACCAGAATCACTGAAAGATCGAATTCTTATCTCAACAAAACCACCAAAAGAATATCTTGACGCCAAGCAGTTTAAGGACAGTGACACTGAAAGGGATTCGGCGGAAGAAGGATCATCATCGCCTGGCCTTATCAATGAAGTTGAAGCTGATAACAGG TTCAATGGAAGTGATCAATATGAGGAAGCTATCAATGCTCGTGATAAAAAACCCGACCAGCAGGGTGCACCTGAGTACAAACGTTTGATTACAATCAATGCTGGGAAGCCGAAGGGCAATGTAAGGGACCATCTAAAAATTGCTGGGGACGTCAAGCGTCTAAGCTTGAGCGAACAGGAACTTGAGAAGGCTTCTGCCACTTATGGAGCCGATATTGTTAG GTTTACACAGAAGAATATTCTCAGGGTGTATCCAAAGGGAACGCGTGTAACCTCTTCAAATTACAGGCCACATATAGGGTGGATGTATGGAGCTCAGATGGTCGCATTTAACATGCAG GGGCATGGAAAATCACTCTGGTACATGCAAGGGATGTTTAGAGCAAATGGAGGGTGTGGTTATGTGAAAAAACCTGCATTTCTGATGGAAAAAGGCCCGCATAATGAGGTTTTTGATCCTAAAAGAGTATTGCCTGTAAAGAAAACATTAAAG GTGAAAGTATATATGGGAAACGGGTGGAGCTCAGATTTCAGCAAAACACACTTTGATACGTTCTCTCCACCGGACTTTTACACAAAG GTTTATATTATTGGAGTACCAGCTGATAAATccaagaagaagaccaagataATTCAAGATAACTGGTTTCCCGTCTGGGACGAAGAGTTTGATTTTCCCTTAACCGTTCCAGAACTAGCTTTGCTTCGGATTGAAGTTCGAGAGTATGATAAGCATGAAAAGGATGACTTTGGCGGCCAAACATGTCTGCCGGTCTCTGAGCTAAGATCCGGGTTCCGGGCAGTCCCTCTATATGATCGAAAGGGAGAGAAATTAAAATCTGTAAAGCTTTTAATGCGGTTCCAGTTCGCATAA
- the LOC130733589 gene encoding putative serine/threonine-protein kinase-like protein CCR3 translates to MKDNSPSFVAITFFTLSAVVFLLSALPSCSAFGSGTTLAVVDSSATVCGVVTGKPERRIECYHRGQTIAAEPNVSFSSISGGRSYFCGLRSGNYSLLCWDTAVSDGTSFEVKRLYYNNNGTVLFENLAVGDTQVCATVVGVGSVSCWRINEQFNLTSGSERFSSITSGSGFSCGILKSDSRVRCWGNVASARKMENAFKNMSMVSLVSGEFHVCGLNSTGFLVCRGNNSFGQIDVPHGGSFEYSGLALGAEHSCAIMRSNGSVVCWGGRGLFNVSVTKGVSFEIIVSGLNFTCGLTTDNFSVICWGPGWSNDSGSGSKLPLAPILPGPCVQSSCSECGIYPQSQSLCSGSGNICKPQPCWPQMPGPEPPGIPPPPGVRASKTLTRGLLVFAIVGSVGGVAGICTVLYCLWTGVCFGDRKIHNSVQPRITRGGSLNGGAGSHHSPPSRSSTIRRQGSRIMRRQRSGTSSTKHPDRAEEFTLAELAAATDSFSLENKIGSGSYGVVYKGKLADGREVAIKRGETCTKKMFQEKESAFESELEFLSRLHHKHLVRLVGFCDEKDERLLVYEFMKNGALYDHLHSKDNVDKNSSVLNKWKMRIKVALDASRGIEYLHNYAVPSIIHRDIKSSNILIDGNWTARVSDFGLSLMSPESDHDYQPMKAAGTVGYIDPEYYGLNVLTSKSDVYGLGVVLLELLTGKRAIFRNGENGDTPVSVVDFAVPVIMTGELAKILDPRVAPPELNETEAVELVAYTAMHCVNLEGKDRPTISDIVANLERALSLCDSSHGSISSASLSIVSD, encoded by the coding sequence ATGAAGGACAATTCACCCTCCTTCGTTGCAATCACCTTCTTCACTCTCTCCGCCGTCGTTTTTCTCCTCTCTGCATTGCCGTCATGCTCTGCTTTTGGCTCCGGCACCACCCTCGCCGTCGTCGACTCCTCCGCCACCGTCTGCGGAGTAGTGACGGGGAAGCCGGAGCGGCGCATTGAGTGCTACCACCGCGGCCAGACCATCGCCGCGGAGCCGAATGTCTCGTTTTCCTCGATCTCCGGCGGGAGGAGCTACTTCTGCGGTCTCCGGTCCGGCAACTACAGCCTCCTATGCTGGGACACCGCCGTCTCCGACGGCACGAGCTTTGAAGTGAAGAGGCTCTACTACAACAACAATGGCACTGTTTTATTCGAGAATCTCGCCGTCGGTGACACCCAGGTCTGTGCCACCGTCGTCGGCGTTGGGAGCGTGTCGTGCTGGAGAATCAATGAGCAGTTCAATTTGACTTCTGGCTCGGAGCGGTTTTCGTCTATCACATCCGGGTCTGGATTTTCCTGCGGGATTTTGAAGAGCGATTCTCGCGTTCGGTGTTGGGGGAATGTGGCTTCTGCGAGAAAGATGGAGAATGCGTTCAAGAATATGTCAATGGTGAGTCTTGTTTCTGGGGAATTTCATGTTTGTGGGTTGAATTCAACTGGGTTTTTAGTTTGTAGAGGAAATAACAGTTTTGGTCAAATTGATGTTCCTCATGGAGGGTCTTTTGAGTATTCTGGGTTAGCATTAGGAGCTGAACATAGTTGTGCTATTATGAGATCAAATGGTTCTGTTGTTTGTTGGGGTGGTAGAGGATTGTTCAATGTTAGTGTCACAAAAGGTGTTTCCTTTGAGATCATTGTTTCTGGGTTGAATTTCACTTGTGGATTGACAACAGACAATTTCTCTGTTATTTGTTGGGGCCCTGGTTGGTCTAATgattctggttcaggttctaaGCTTCCCTTGGCTCCAATTCTTCCAGGGCCTTGTGTTCAATCCTCATGTAGTGAATGTGGTATTTATCCACAGTCTCAATCCTTGTGTTCCGGCTCTGGTAACATTTGCAAGCCACAGCCTTGTTGGCCTCAAATGCCAGGGCCGGAGCCGCCAGGGATACCGCCACCGCCGGGGGTGAGGGCATCAAAGACCTTGACAAGGGGCTTGTTGGTGTTTGCAATTGTTGGATCAGTGGGAGGTGTGGCTGGAATTTGCACAGTACTTTATTGCTTGTGGACTGGTGTGTGTTTTGGAGATAGGAAAATCCACAATTCTGTCCAACCAAGAATCACTAGAGGTGGAAGTTTGAATGGTGGGGCTGGTTCACATCATAGTCCACCTTCAAGATCATCCACCATTCGGCGTCAAGGTTCAAGGATAATGCGGCGGCAGAGGAGCGGAACTTCATCAACAAAACATCCTGACAGGGCAGAGGAGTTCACCCTGGCTGAGCTTGCTGCAGCCACTGACAGTTTCTCACTAGAGAACAAGATTGGTTCTGGAAGCTATGGTGTTGTGTATAAAGGCAAGCTTGCTGACGGCCGCGAAGTGGCGATCAAAAGGGGTGAAACCTGTACCAAGAAGATGTTTCAAGAGAAAGAGAGTGCATTTGAGTCAGAATTGGAATTCTTGTCTCGGCTTCACCACAAGCACTTGGTTAGGCTAGTTGGGTTCTGTGATGAAAAAGATGAAAGGCTCTTAGTCTATGAGTTCATGAAGAATGGGGCACTGTATGATCATTTGCATAGCAAAGACAATGTGGACAAGAACAGCAGTGTGTTGAATAAATGGAAAATGAGGATCAAGGTCGCGCTGGATGCTTCGCGAGGAATTGAGTACCTCCACAACTATGCAGTTCCATCCATTATTCACAGAGATATCAAGTCCTCCAACATTCTCATTGACGGAAATTGGACAGCAAGAGTGTCTGATTTCGGATTATCATTGATGAGTCCGGAATCTGATCACGACTACCAGCCGATGAAGGCGGCCGGAACAGTTGGATACATTGATCCTGAATATTATGGTCTAAATGTGTTGACATCAAAGAGTGATGTCTATGGGCTTGGAGTGGTTTTGCTGGAACTGTTAACAGGAAAGAGGGCTATATTCAGGAATGGTGAGAATGGAGACACCCCAGTGAGTGTGGTGGACTTTGCAGTGCCTGTGATCATGACCGGGGAATTGGCGAAAATCTTGGATCCCCGGGTCGCTCCGCCGGAGCTGAATGAAACAGAAGCAGTGGAGCTTGTGGCCTATACTGCTATGCATTGTGTGAATTTGGAAGGGAAGGATAGGCCAACAATTTCTGACATTGTGGCAAATTTGGAGCGCGCTTTGTCTCTCTGTGATAGTAGCCATGGCAGCATTTCCAGCGCTTCACTCTCTATTGTATCTGACTGA
- the LOC130733591 gene encoding phosphoinositide phospholipase C 6-like isoform X2 gives MKALQGGVRVIELDLWPNSTKDDIIVLHGRTLTTPVSLIQCLKSIKEHAFVKSRYPVIITLEDHLTPDLQAKVAEMTTQIFGDMLYYPHTDLLTEFPTPESLKDRILISTKPPKEYLDAKQFKDSDTERDSAEEGSSSPGLINEVEADNRFNGSDQYEEAINARDKKPDQQGAPEYKRLITINAGKPKGNVRDHLKIAGDVKRLSLSEQELEKASATYGADIVRFTQKNILRVYPKGTRVTSSNYRPHIGWMYGAQMVAFNMQGHGKSLWYMQGMFRANGGCGYVKKPAFLMEKGPHNEVFDPKRVLPVKKTLKVKVYMGNGWSSDFSKTHFDTFSPPDFYTKVYIIGVPADKSKKKTKIIQDNWFPVWDEEFDFPLTVPELALLRIEVREYDKHEKDDFGGQTCLPVSELRSGFRAVPLYDRKGEKLKSVKLLMRFQFA, from the exons ATGAAAGCTTTGCAAGGAGGTGTGCGAGTAATTGAACTTGATTTATGGCCAAATTCAACGAAAGATGATATCATTGTACTTCATGGAAG GACACTTACCACTCCTGTCTCACTCATACAATGTTTGAAGTCCATAAAAGAGCATGCTTTTGTTAAATCTCGATACCCAGTCATTATAACTCTAGAAGATCATCTTACACCGGATCTTCAAGCTAAAGTTGCAGAG ATGACAACTCAAATATTTGGAGATATGCTCTATTATCCTCATACAGATCTTCTGACGGAATTTCCCACACCAGAATCACTGAAAGATCGAATTCTTATCTCAACAAAACCACCAAAAGAATATCTTGACGCCAAGCAGTTTAAGGACAGTGACACTGAAAGGGATTCGGCGGAAGAAGGATCATCATCGCCTGGCCTTATCAATGAAGTTGAAGCTGATAACAGG TTCAATGGAAGTGATCAATATGAGGAAGCTATCAATGCTCGTGATAAAAAACCCGACCAGCAGGGTGCACCTGAGTACAAACGTTTGATTACAATCAATGCTGGGAAGCCGAAGGGCAATGTAAGGGACCATCTAAAAATTGCTGGGGACGTCAAGCGTCTAAGCTTGAGCGAACAGGAACTTGAGAAGGCTTCTGCCACTTATGGAGCCGATATTGTTAG GTTTACACAGAAGAATATTCTCAGGGTGTATCCAAAGGGAACGCGTGTAACCTCTTCAAATTACAGGCCACATATAGGGTGGATGTATGGAGCTCAGATGGTCGCATTTAACATGCAG GGGCATGGAAAATCACTCTGGTACATGCAAGGGATGTTTAGAGCAAATGGAGGGTGTGGTTATGTGAAAAAACCTGCATTTCTGATGGAAAAAGGCCCGCATAATGAGGTTTTTGATCCTAAAAGAGTATTGCCTGTAAAGAAAACATTAAAG GTGAAAGTATATATGGGAAACGGGTGGAGCTCAGATTTCAGCAAAACACACTTTGATACGTTCTCTCCACCGGACTTTTACACAAAG GTTTATATTATTGGAGTACCAGCTGATAAATccaagaagaagaccaagataATTCAAGATAACTGGTTTCCCGTCTGGGACGAAGAGTTTGATTTTCCCTTAACCGTTCCAGAACTAGCTTTGCTTCGGATTGAAGTTCGAGAGTATGATAAGCATGAAAAGGATGACTTTGGCGGCCAAACATGTCTGCCGGTCTCTGAGCTAAGATCCGGGTTCCGGGCAGTCCCTCTATATGATCGAAAGGGAGAGAAATTAAAATCTGTAAAGCTTTTAATGCGGTTCCAGTTCGCATAA